CAGCGCCCACGCTCGGTTGAAGCGCTGAGCGTTCGCGTGACGCAGGTCCAGTAGAGCAAGAGCGGGACGGTGCAATTGCACCATTTGGCTGGCTTCTGCCAGGGAATAACTTTCCAGCAGGCGAAAGCGGCTGGCCAGCCGCGTGCCTATGTTGCGCAGCAGGTCGGGCTGACTGCTGCACAGAACAAGTAAATCAACAGAATCCATCATGGCACCTAAACCAGTCTTCAACGTGAGTGCAGGAATACCTTTACAAACGCGATGCCGGTTGATGAATTTTTGTACAAACCGCTTGAAAGGCTGCCGTTTGTAGTTTTGGCGCTCACTCTTTGCGTTGTCGTTTGGCAACAAATGTTGCGGCGACGCCGCAGCTTCCGTCCGTTCTGCTTGCACGACCTAAGCCGCGAATTGATGCGGTGCATGAAATGTGTATGCTTTTCAGTCGCGCAACAACCCACCTCGCAATCGATTCGGTGCAAATATGTACCCTTCCAAACGCAGCCTGCTGCTTCCCATCGCGTTGATCACCGTCGGTGTTGGCTGGCTGCTGTCGACATTGGGTGTCATCCCAACCGTCAATTGGGTCTGGACGCTAGGACTTGCTGCAGTCGGTTTTGTCACTTTTGTGCTCGGTGGAATCGACAAAGCAACGGTGGTAATCGGGCCGTTCTTCATTCTGGCGGCATGCCTGTCCGTGCTTCGGCAGACCGGTCGCCTGGCGGTCGACGTGGAAGTGCCTATTCTTGTGATCGCCGCTGGCGTCCTGATGCTGGTTGCCCGCAGTGCAGCGATTCCGGTGCCAGCGTGGGTTGTCAGCAAACCGCCAGAGTGACCTCTAACTGGCAATCGGAAACCGCCTCGCAGTTACGATACGGCTTTCCATTCGTGCTGCAGCAACGCATAGACGTAGTCATCGATCCACTTTTCTTCGTGTCGCATGACGTGCACAAAGTGAGCTTCTCGACGCATTCCGATGCGTTCCAGTAGGCGAATGGATCGTTCGTTGCGAACGTCTACGTTGGCAATGATGCGGTGCAGATCAAGCGTCTTAAAACCATACTGCAGCACAGCGTTCACAACCTTCGTGGCAAACCCGCGTCGGCAATAATCGGGGTGGAAGGAAAAGCCGATCTCACCCTGCCCGTTTTCGATGCTGTGTATCGTTAGTTGAACTTCGCCAATTAATTTTTGTTCGGGAACAAGTTCCACAGCCAGCATCAACGCCACGCCCGGATCGCCTGGCTGAATTTCTGCTTGTGAACAGAGCGTGGCTTCGACGAAGTCGCTATTCCACGGACCCCAAATTTCGAATTCGGAAACGGAAGGGAGCGAATACAGTTCCAGTAGATCGGCCGCGTCGTCTGCCTTGAGGCGGCGGATGCGGAGTTCGTCCACATCCATCGGCAGCGATGGCGAGTCCGTCATGGGACTGACTTCACAACCGTGGCGATGATTCTTGAGGCGTGCGTCGCACTGTGGTGGAGCGTGTTGGTTGCTTTGACGGCATCGTCCGGGAATTCGATCGTCAACGGTTTGCCGGTTTGCGGGTTTGGTTCATAGAAAGGTGCCCCCGTGCTGGCGACGGTGACTCGAATGCGATGCCCTTTGTTGAAGATCTGGCTCAACCATCCCACAGGAAACGCCAGCTTGTATACTTCACCCGGCTTCAGCAACGCTTCGTGATCGAAACCTTCACGGTAACGAGCTCGCAACGGATAGCCGACGATCAGGATCGACCGACCATCGGGATACACATCGCTGATGCGGACGATGAAGTCGGTGTCCCGCGCCGTTGAAGAAACGAACAGTTCTGCCTGCGCACGACCGGTCCATTCAATGGGGTGTGTTAGCGGCTCACTTGTGAACGTGAGGACCTGAGATTGCTGTTCAAACGGACGAGCGTCTCTTGCACCGGGAAACGCTCGGCCAGGTATCTGCATTGGATTGAGTGGATCACTTTCGTAACTGGTAGAACTGTTGGTCGAAGCCGGTGTCTCAGTTTTTAGCTCTCCATCTTGCTGCAGATAAAACGATACCTCATCGGCGGCGGGAGGAAAGTCGTCTGCCGCTCTCCATTCGTTACCCGGCGAACCCGGTTCACCGACGGCACCCATCACGTAGTATCGAACGTTTGGCTCGGTGTCGACGCCGTTGTCTTTGCCCTTCATAAAGTGATCGAACCACTTCACCATATAGTCTTCGGCAGGCCACGCCGCGTTTTCGGGGTAAGTGAGTTCTCCGACTTTGTGGCCCTTGTTTAGCCGACCGTGCAGCCACGGACCGATCACCAGTTGCTGCTTGCCGCGCGAATCCTGACCGCCGCGATGTTGACGACCCTGAAAGCTGGCGATGGAGCCCTGGTTCATGAAGTCGTACCAGCTTCCCGTGGTGAAGCAAGGCACGTTCATTTTGTCGAAGTGCAGTGTGCAGTCTTCTGCCTGCCAGTACTCATCGTAGTTTGGATGTTTGAACCATTCGGCCATCAGCCGGCGATTGTCGGCCGGATCACGGCAGACGCCATCCATCCCCTTGAAGCGTTCGGGGCGAGTTGTCCCGCCAATTCGATAGCCTTCCTGAAAAAGACTCAGGCCAGTGTCCGTCATGTGCTGGCAAACAAGGTGAGGCGGCTGAGTGACCGCCAGGTAGTTCTGAGCGTAGCCGCCCTGAGAACTGCCAAAGGTTCCCACTTTGCCGGTGCTCCACTTTTGTGTTCCCAGCCATTCGCACGTGTCGTAGCCATCCTGCAGTTCGCCCCATTGCAGAGCTCGATAGCCCACATAGTGACCTTCCGAAAGCTGCGTGCCGCGAAAGTTGACCAACGCCACAACGTAGCCCGCTCGCGCCAGCTTTGCTGCGGCCAGGCGAGTCGACTTGCCTCGAACGCTGGCGTAGCGTTGTTCGAAAACTACCGGCCACGGACCATCACCGACGGGAAAATACAAATACGCAGACAGCGACTTGCCATCGCGCATCGGAATCATTTGATGCTTTTCGCTTACGCCCGGCAGGTCGAGTTCGTCCTGACCGTTTGCCGGCTGTGCACTGGAGATCGCACAGGTGAGACACAGTGTCACACATAGCCAAGTGAGCCGGCTGCGTCGGAACGCCGGTGTCGTGCGCCGCGGAACGTCGGGGTTGGGAAACAGGTCGTGAGCTTTAGACAAGGCAGGCATTGCGCGGAGACTCCAATGGCAAGTAAGTCAGGAGGGTGTGGTTGGCCAATTGTTTCGGATCGCAATCCAAAGCACAACTGGCTGCACTGCAGAACCCGATATCGCAGTGCGGCAATGCAGGAATGGCGACACGCTTCCTGGCTTGCGCGACTTGAGTCGCTACTCGCGATCGTCTTGCTTCGGTTTAGTTCGCGTCCAGCACCAGGCAAGTGTGCGGTAGTAGCAGAAATCGCACACCAGACACTTTCTCAGCAGGAACCAATGATACCAGCGATGTCCCGACTTACTCTTTCGAAAGAAATTACTGCGTCCGCAATGTTTGCAATCCATCGTCTTTGTTGGCCCACGATGATTCAGTTCGGCAGTCCTGGCTGCTTCCGTTACAAGATGAGTTATAACATCGACGCGGTGGCGATCAAAACAAGGCACCGTTGTCCGACTCGCATGCGACGAACTGATTCGGACGATAGCGACTCGAATGAGAATCGCTTTGTTAAAAACCGTAAGTAACGGTGAAACTGCGCCGATATCTACGGACGGTTTCGTGACTTGTGCTATGCTCCGAACAGCCGTCGAGCTTTCGTTCTCACTCTTTACATTTCTACGGGGGCCCGCAATGCCAGCGCATGATGCCGGCACTGAATTGCCATCCAGTGACAGCCAACCGGCACCCACAGAAAAGCGATCTTCTCGATTTGGGAATGGTGCGATTGTGTTCGCCGTGTTCCTGGGAATCCTTTCCGGGCTTGGGACCTTTACGTTCGGCTACGGCAAAGGGGCCAGTTACTTGAGTAACAATCCGCAGTCGTGTGTGAACTGTCATGCGATGCAGGATCACATGGATTCGTGGCAGCAAAGCAGCCATCATCACGTCGCTGTTTGCAATGATTGTCACCTGCCGCACGACTTTGTGGGCAAGTGGGTGACGAAGGCGGACAACGGCTTCTTTCATTCGCTGGCGTTCACGTTTGGTGGATACAAAGACCCGATTCAGATTAAGCCTCGCAATCGACGGGTCACGCAAGGTACGTGCATCTCCTGTCACGGAGACCTGGTGCATCCATTGCTTCCCGCCGTGAACGGTCAGGATATGCTCAAGTGTGTGCATTGCCACACGGATGTCGGTCACGCCGGTCGCTAACTGACGACGACGACCCTCGGTTTTCGTTTACCTCGCTAAGTTTCAGCAGTACCAACACATGACAACTTCAAGCAACAAACGCAGTTTTGGCTGGCTGGCATTACTCACGGGACTCGTGGCCGCCACGACGATTGGGATCGTCGCATTGCTGATCAACATCTTCGAAAGAAAACAGGAAGCGCGAACGCCGTTTGCGAAGGTTGTTGTGGTTAATGAAATCAGCACCGACCCCAAGCCCTGGGGCCTGAATTTTCCGCAGCAGTATGAGGACTATCTCAAGACGGTCGACGACGACTACACCGACTTCGGCGGCAACCATGCTCTTCCACCCAGCAAGCTGGAAGAGCACCCGTGGCTAAAGCGGTTATTCGCCGGTTACGCGTTCAGCATTGATTACCGTGAGGCCCGCGGGCATGCTCACATGCTGGCCGATCAGGAGGTCACAAAACGAGTCACCGACGTACAACAGGCTGGCGCGTGTCTGCATTGTCATGCATCGATCATCCCCACCTATCGACGCATTGGCATGGAGCAACTCGGGCAGGATGTCACCGCGAAGACGCTTGGCGAATCGTATAATCATGACGCTGTCATGGCTGGGTTTAAGGCCGTCAGCCAACGGACGTACGAAGAAGTCCACGCGGAGCTTGAAAAGACGCCGGACCATTTCCAAAGCGGCGAGTCGGATGATCCGCACGCTCACATGGGAAGCGCGCATCCGGTTTCCTGCATCGACTGTCACGATCCGGATACGATGGCCATCCGCGTGACTCGGCCAGGTTTCATTCTGGGCATCAACAAGCTGGCCCACAGTGACGATCCAGTACCGCACCTGCCCAGCATCAAGAAATGGCGTGATGAAGGAGCTAAGGGCATGTACGACCCGAACCTTCATGCCACCCGCCAGGAACTGCGATCATTCGTGTGTGGTCAGTGTCACGTCGAATACTACTGTGCGAACAAAATGACTTTGACGTTTCCGTGGAGTAACGGGCTGAAAGTCGAAGATCTGGAAGCCGAATGGGACAACACTGAATTCCCCGCCGACGAAGAAGGCACTGCAGGCGGGAAATTCTATGACTATGTGCATAAGGAAACCGGCACCAAAGTTTATAAAGCCCAACATCCGGAATTTGAGTTGTGGAGTCAGGGTATTCACGCGAGTGCAGGTGTGAGTTGTGCTGACTGCCACATGCCGTACGAGAAAACCGGGGCTACTAAGACGAGTAGCCACTGGGTTCGCAGCCCCATGTTGAACATCAACAAAGCGTGCCAGACGTGTCACAACGTTCCCGAACAGGAACTGAAGGAACGAGTGGACGTGATTCAAAACCGAACGCGATCGCTGATTGACCGATCGGCCGCCGGCGTGACGGAGATGTTCGACGCAATCATGGCCGTTCAGAAAAACGGTGCCACCGAAGACGAGCTGCAACCGATTCGAGACCTGCAGCGCAAAGCGATG
This DNA window, taken from Fuerstiella marisgermanici, encodes the following:
- a CDS encoding CocE/NonD family hydrolase — translated: MPALSKAHDLFPNPDVPRRTTPAFRRSRLTWLCVTLCLTCAISSAQPANGQDELDLPGVSEKHQMIPMRDGKSLSAYLYFPVGDGPWPVVFEQRYASVRGKSTRLAAAKLARAGYVVALVNFRGTQLSEGHYVGYRALQWGELQDGYDTCEWLGTQKWSTGKVGTFGSSQGGYAQNYLAVTQPPHLVCQHMTDTGLSLFQEGYRIGGTTRPERFKGMDGVCRDPADNRRLMAEWFKHPNYDEYWQAEDCTLHFDKMNVPCFTTGSWYDFMNQGSIASFQGRQHRGGQDSRGKQQLVIGPWLHGRLNKGHKVGELTYPENAAWPAEDYMVKWFDHFMKGKDNGVDTEPNVRYYVMGAVGEPGSPGNEWRAADDFPPAADEVSFYLQQDGELKTETPASTNSSTSYESDPLNPMQIPGRAFPGARDARPFEQQSQVLTFTSEPLTHPIEWTGRAQAELFVSSTARDTDFIVRISDVYPDGRSILIVGYPLRARYREGFDHEALLKPGEVYKLAFPVGWLSQIFNKGHRIRVTVASTGAPFYEPNPQTGKPLTIEFPDDAVKATNTLHHSATHASRIIATVVKSVP
- the nrfH gene encoding cytochrome c nitrite reductase small subunit; this encodes MPAHDAGTELPSSDSQPAPTEKRSSRFGNGAIVFAVFLGILSGLGTFTFGYGKGASYLSNNPQSCVNCHAMQDHMDSWQQSSHHHVAVCNDCHLPHDFVGKWVTKADNGFFHSLAFTFGGYKDPIQIKPRNRRVTQGTCISCHGDLVHPLLPAVNGQDMLKCVHCHTDVGHAGR
- a CDS encoding GNAT family N-acetyltransferase, with protein sequence MTDSPSLPMDVDELRIRRLKADDAADLLELYSLPSVSEFEIWGPWNSDFVEATLCSQAEIQPGDPGVALMLAVELVPEQKLIGEVQLTIHSIENGQGEIGFSFHPDYCRRGFATKVVNAVLQYGFKTLDLHRIIANVDVRNERSIRLLERIGMRREAHFVHVMRHEEKWIDDYVYALLQHEWKAVS
- a CDS encoding ammonia-forming cytochrome c nitrite reductase subunit c552 encodes the protein MTTSSNKRSFGWLALLTGLVAATTIGIVALLINIFERKQEARTPFAKVVVVNEISTDPKPWGLNFPQQYEDYLKTVDDDYTDFGGNHALPPSKLEEHPWLKRLFAGYAFSIDYREARGHAHMLADQEVTKRVTDVQQAGACLHCHASIIPTYRRIGMEQLGQDVTAKTLGESYNHDAVMAGFKAVSQRTYEEVHAELEKTPDHFQSGESDDPHAHMGSAHPVSCIDCHDPDTMAIRVTRPGFILGINKLAHSDDPVPHLPSIKKWRDEGAKGMYDPNLHATRQELRSFVCGQCHVEYYCANKMTLTFPWSNGLKVEDLEAEWDNTEFPADEEGTAGGKFYDYVHKETGTKVYKAQHPEFELWSQGIHASAGVSCADCHMPYEKTGATKTSSHWVRSPMLNINKACQTCHNVPEQELKERVDVIQNRTRSLIDRSAAGVTEMFDAIMAVQKNGATEDELQPIRDLQRKAMWRLDYIASENSKGFHASQESARILAESIDYSRQAIAKCYQLGTKPDSAPAKPKADASTDSDAADE